A single genomic interval of Sebastes umbrosus isolate fSebUmb1 chromosome 9, fSebUmb1.pri, whole genome shotgun sequence harbors:
- the sting1 gene encoding stimulator of interferon genes protein, translating into MQCLQDQDALIPRPRGTLPKVCAAALAANTIGVVVFLSPERLFGWVAVVILILTLGPLLHGLCLLAEEMLHHSNTRYRGRGLLSHVLPACGLGGKTLLAVALAGLMLYLAGDPLSHKGQCWELLFLASALYALLKSLGVLGPSEVEVSDICEGRKMNVAHGLAWSFYIGYLRLVLPRLKDSIAAFRATHQASSSFSGRGSRKLLILIPLNANISHKLEDGDDNIHFYDNLPNNEIDRAGVRGRVYKHSVYRVLGEHGKGHECVVEYATPLLTLYSMSQESSAGFGEPERRQQVLLFYRTLQDILEHSLECRNRYTLVLLNDEHEDDPHFLSKAILRHLQQQEREEYCLTPPPQQEMVHPLSKAPPSAPPINAVWHSPELMSREPTLMFSLEEPQPLKEPIEDTDDYQEAS; encoded by the exons ATGCAGTGCCTCCAGGATCAGGACGCTCTAATCCCTCGGCCTCGCGGGACGTTGCCGAAGGTGTGTGCCGCGGCGCTGGCTGCCAACACAATAGGAGTCGTAGTGTTCCTGTCTCCTGAAAGGTTATTTGGATGGGTTGCCGTGGTAATTCTCATCCTGACCCTTGGTCCCCTGCTACACGGGCTGTGTCTGCTAGCAGAGGAGATGCTTCACCATTCAAATACGAG GTATCGAGGCCGGGGGCTGCTGAGCCACGTACTGCCGGCCTGTGGTTTGGGGGGAAAGACCCTGCTGGCCGTGGCGCTGGCAGGCCTCATGCTCTACCTGGCCGGAGATCCTCTGTCACACAAAGGCCAATGCTGGGAACTCCTCTTCCTGGCCTCGGCCCTTTACGCACTGTTGAAAAGCCTGGGAGTCCTG GGTCCGTCGGAGGTGGAGGTGTCAGATATCTGCGAGGGGAGGAAGATGAACGTGGCCCACGGCCTGGCCTGGTCCTTCTATATTGGCTACCTGCGTCTGGTGCTGCCAC GTTTGAAGGACTCCATCGCAGCGTTTCGTGCCACCCATCAGGCCAGCAGCTCCTTCTCGGGTCGTGGCTCCAGGAAGCTCCTCATCCTCATACCTCTCAACGCCAACATTTCTCACAAGCTGGAGGACGGGGACGACAACATCCATTTCTACGACAACCTGCCCAACAATGAGATCGACAGGGCCGGAGTCCGGGGGCGGGTCTACAAGCACAGCGTCTACAGAGTATTGGGCGAGCATGGGAAG GGCCATGAATGTGTGGTGGAGTATGCGACGCCCCTGCTGACGCTGTACAGCATGTCCCAGGAGAGCAGCGCTGGTTTCGGGGAGCCGGAGCGCAGACAGCAGGTGCTGCTCTTCTACAGGACCCTGCAGGACATCCTGGAGCACTCGCTGGAGTGTCGCAACCGCTACACACTCGTCCTGCTCAATG ATGAGCACGAGGACGACCCTCACTTCCTGTCCAAAGCTATCCTCAGacacctgcagcagcaggagagagaggagtacTGCCTCACCCCACCCCCTCAACAGGAGATGGTGCACCCGTTGTCGAAGGCCCCGCCAAGTGCTCCGCCTATAAACGCCGTCTGGCACAGTCCTGAGCTAATGAGCAGGGAGCCTACGCTCATGTTCAGCCTGGAGGAACCTCAGCCTCTGAAGGAACCCATTGAGGACACCGACGATTATCAAGAAGCCtcataa